In Clostridium sp. DL-VIII, the following proteins share a genomic window:
- a CDS encoding DUF6838 family protein: MINELINSINEMLAVKFPDTKVYLSKSEKDFSRPSFFIV, encoded by the coding sequence ATGATTAATGAATTAATTAACTCAATTAATGAAATGTTAGCTGTGAAATTCCCAGACACAAAAGTATATTTATCAAAGTCAGAGAAGGATTTTTCAAGACCTTCTTTTTTTATTGTATAG
- a CDS encoding HTH domain-containing protein produces MRIKDDDKYNLKVSPKIEEMLDDLINKFGMNTKILSKALRVESSIIDNYSKYEDTMSMGKYGPFKGLLATLYSIPEINPDERNKAVISYLTKIHHIDIATIANFAHVKIKDIYDFMKDSNSVSFEVKYKISSVSMFLHFLFKPEEDAQ; encoded by the coding sequence TTGAGAATTAAAGATGATGATAAATACAATTTAAAGGTAAGTCCTAAAATAGAGGAAATGCTTGACGATTTAATCAATAAATTTGGAATGAATACAAAGATTTTATCTAAAGCACTAAGAGTAGAATCTTCTATAATCGATAATTATTCTAAATATGAAGATACAATGTCAATGGGTAAATATGGGCCTTTTAAAGGGCTGTTAGCCACATTATATTCGATTCCTGAAATAAATCCAGATGAAAGAAATAAGGCAGTAATCAGTTATTTGACTAAAATTCATCACATTGATATAGCAACAATTGCAAATTTTGCGCATGTAAAAATAAAGGATATTTATGATTTTATGAAAGACAGCAATTCGGTTTCATTTGAGGTTAAATATAAGATTTCATCTGTAAGTATGTTTCTTCATTTTCTTTTTAAGCCTGAAGAGGATGCTCAGTAG